The proteins below are encoded in one region of Mycobacterium shinjukuense:
- a CDS encoding DNA phosphorothioation-associated putative methyltransferase, which produces MATAVADGLMDPGCVVFDYGCGKGDDIRHLRALGYNVNGWDPTHRPTAQRRPAQIVNLGYVINVIERPSERADALRAAWDLTEGLLVVSARMTWDARDLAGRPMGDGLVTRTGTFQKFYEQAELADWIQQTLGVQPRAAAPGIFYVFRDEAAAQRFLASRVYTYRPRISIDPQARYEAHKETLAPLFDFMRDHARAPRPSELSVEVAAAIREALGSLGRAQRLIRQVTEDSYWDQVTIQRRAELLIYVALSRFGRRARFSELDRRLATDIRALFGTYQEACLQADRLLVACGDQALLHVNARSSKIGKQTPSALYVHRSAMAEIPPVLQVYEGCARVLAGTVQHANMIKMSVAEPQVSYLSYPEFDRDPHPTLRSALTVNLRKLTVEWRDYSRSDNPPLLHRKEEFLGADDPKRPLYERLTRAETRAGLYESPERIGTLKGWQATLAKSGVRLRGHRLVRS; this is translated from the coding sequence TTGGCCACGGCGGTGGCCGATGGCCTGATGGATCCGGGTTGCGTGGTCTTCGACTACGGCTGCGGCAAAGGCGACGACATCCGTCACCTGCGCGCACTCGGATACAACGTCAACGGTTGGGATCCCACGCACCGGCCGACCGCGCAGCGCAGGCCAGCGCAGATCGTGAACCTCGGCTATGTCATCAACGTCATCGAGCGACCGAGCGAGCGCGCCGACGCACTGCGGGCAGCATGGGACCTGACCGAAGGGCTGCTGGTCGTCTCGGCGCGGATGACCTGGGACGCCCGCGATCTTGCCGGTCGGCCGATGGGAGACGGGCTGGTCACTCGCACCGGCACCTTCCAAAAGTTTTACGAACAAGCGGAACTAGCCGACTGGATCCAACAGACGCTCGGCGTACAGCCGCGTGCCGCCGCACCGGGCATCTTCTACGTGTTCCGGGATGAGGCCGCCGCCCAACGCTTCTTGGCTTCGCGTGTCTATACGTACCGTCCCCGCATCTCGATCGATCCGCAGGCGCGATACGAGGCCCACAAAGAGACACTGGCACCGCTGTTCGACTTCATGCGCGATCACGCCCGCGCCCCTCGTCCCTCGGAGCTGTCGGTTGAGGTGGCGGCGGCGATCCGCGAGGCGCTTGGCAGTCTTGGCCGCGCCCAGCGCCTGATCCGGCAGGTCACCGAGGACAGTTACTGGGACCAGGTCACGATCCAGCGTCGCGCCGAGCTGCTGATCTACGTCGCGTTGTCTCGGTTCGGTCGGCGAGCGCGCTTCTCCGAACTCGATCGCCGACTGGCCACGGATATCCGCGCTCTCTTCGGCACCTACCAGGAAGCATGCCTGCAGGCTGATCGCCTGCTCGTGGCGTGCGGAGATCAGGCTCTGCTGCATGTGAATGCGCGCAGCTCCAAAATCGGCAAGCAGACACCAAGCGCGCTTTATGTCCATCGCTCAGCAATGGCCGAGATTCCGCCGGTGCTGCAGGTCTACGAAGGCTGCGCCCGAGTGCTGGCGGGCACGGTGCAGCACGCGAACATGATAAAAATGTCCGTCGCCGAGCCGCAGGTCTCCTATCTGAGCTACCCGGAGTTCGACCGAGACCCGCATCCCACCCTGCGTTCGGCACTCACGGTCAATTTACGAAAGCTGACAGTCGAATGGCGTGACTACAGCCGATCCGACAATCCTCCGCTTCTGCACCGCAAGGAGGAGTTCCTCGGTGCTGACGATCCCAAACGTCCCCTCTACGAACGGCTTACGCGCGCGGAGACCCGGGCAGGTCTGTACGAGAGCCCCGAGCGGATCGGCACTCTAAAAGGATGGCAGGCGACACTCGCCAAGTCCGGAGTGCGACTGCGGGGCCATCGCCTCGTCCGATCATAA
- the dndE gene encoding DNA sulfur modification protein DndE encodes MAIEHIRLSQTARDQLITLKRRTGIAHWNVLCRWALCRSLAEPAPPPLIKLSLDSNLEMTWRTFGGNLGDVLWALLRLRCHNDGLPLDEETLAQQFRLHLHRGIGYLVGDPRVTDVAGLASVGLSESPAV; translated from the coding sequence ATGGCGATCGAACACATTCGGTTGTCACAGACGGCGCGCGATCAACTGATCACGCTCAAGCGTCGCACCGGCATCGCCCACTGGAACGTGCTGTGCCGGTGGGCTCTGTGTCGCTCCCTTGCCGAGCCCGCACCGCCGCCGTTGATCAAGCTGAGCCTCGACAGCAATCTCGAGATGACCTGGCGCACCTTCGGCGGCAACCTCGGCGATGTTCTGTGGGCGCTGTTGCGGCTGCGCTGCCACAACGACGGTCTGCCCTTAGACGAGGAGACGTTGGCTCAACAGTTCCGCCTGCACCTCCATCGCGGTATCGGTTATCTCGTCGGAGACCCTCGGGTCACCGACGTCGCCGGGCTGGCCAGCGTCGGACTCAGCGAGTCCCCGGCGGTATGA
- the dndD gene encoding DNA sulfur modification protein DndD, giving the protein MILNKLVLHNVGTFAGRHVIDLTPPSPNRPIVLIGGLNGAGKTTILESIQLALYGSLAHTSKRRSGSYENYLRGLIHRGVPASEGAAIELTFTVHQEGTERTFWVRRSWKNTGACIREILLVSVDGRHNQSLTSTWNEQVETFLPRGIAGLFFFDGEQIEALADMERSRKVLGSALAALLGLDLVQRLTTDLAVLKRRHRGDQVPDSLRVAVEEKKQLVTAHRQAEEAATEAEAARRTEVELGQKLFFEASEAYRAAGGDLLEQRESVENSAATARSGLAQCDDDIRRELAEVAPLLQLGGLLDALASRVRDEDSAKRNTMLVEVLMGRDGAVLEQLRASKVKAATVNGIEQFLAADREWRRTSADTEQITGFGDPLALEAVLTTLPDARRRLQTVVDRRSTLMAELDQAERVLAAIPDPDVLVPLRKQRDSARDALRRAEAALTVATELLQATRNDRAKAHAAYESALDKTAQANLAADDDRRLVEHVDRVSTTLERLRVAATRRHLKRISQLILEALGILLRKEQLITDVQIDPETHTVSLTGGDGCPLPATDLSAGERQLLAVALLWGLARAAGQPLPVVIDTPLGRLDGSHRGHLLERYFPQASHQVVLLTTDTEIDKDALARIARWLGRAYRLEFDPITNATHVDDGYFWE; this is encoded by the coding sequence GTGATCCTCAACAAGCTCGTACTTCACAATGTCGGAACGTTCGCAGGACGTCACGTCATTGACCTGACACCGCCATCCCCGAACAGGCCGATCGTGCTTATCGGCGGACTCAACGGCGCAGGCAAGACCACCATCTTAGAGTCAATTCAACTCGCTTTGTACGGATCGTTGGCGCATACCTCAAAGCGACGCAGCGGCAGCTATGAGAACTATCTGCGGGGTCTCATCCACCGGGGGGTGCCCGCCAGCGAGGGTGCAGCCATCGAGCTGACCTTCACAGTGCACCAAGAGGGCACCGAGCGCACGTTCTGGGTGCGCCGTAGCTGGAAGAACACGGGTGCCTGCATTCGCGAGATCTTGCTCGTCTCGGTCGATGGACGACACAACCAGTCCCTGACCTCAACGTGGAACGAGCAAGTCGAGACCTTCCTGCCACGCGGCATTGCCGGTCTGTTCTTCTTCGACGGTGAGCAGATCGAGGCGCTCGCCGATATGGAACGCTCGCGGAAGGTGCTCGGCTCGGCGCTCGCCGCACTGCTTGGGCTCGATCTCGTCCAGCGATTAACCACCGACCTCGCGGTGCTCAAGCGACGCCATCGAGGCGATCAGGTTCCCGACAGCCTGCGGGTGGCTGTGGAGGAGAAAAAACAGCTTGTGACCGCACACCGTCAAGCAGAAGAAGCAGCTACTGAAGCCGAAGCGGCTCGACGGACCGAGGTTGAGCTTGGCCAGAAGCTGTTCTTCGAAGCGAGCGAGGCGTACCGCGCGGCGGGAGGAGATCTCCTTGAGCAGCGAGAATCCGTCGAGAACAGCGCCGCGACAGCCCGGTCTGGCTTGGCCCAGTGTGACGACGACATCCGGCGTGAGCTGGCTGAGGTGGCGCCGCTTCTTCAACTCGGTGGGCTGCTGGATGCGCTGGCTTCTCGGGTGCGCGACGAAGATAGTGCCAAGCGCAACACCATGCTGGTCGAGGTCCTCATGGGCCGCGATGGCGCTGTGTTGGAGCAGCTGCGCGCTTCGAAGGTGAAGGCCGCAACGGTCAACGGGATCGAGCAGTTCCTTGCGGCAGACCGCGAGTGGCGTCGTACATCGGCTGACACCGAGCAGATCACTGGGTTCGGTGACCCATTGGCGTTGGAAGCCGTTCTGACGACGCTTCCGGATGCGCGTCGCCGGCTGCAAACGGTGGTGGATCGTCGGTCGACATTGATGGCCGAGCTCGACCAGGCCGAGCGAGTGCTGGCGGCCATTCCTGACCCGGATGTGTTGGTACCACTGCGAAAGCAACGCGACAGTGCGCGGGATGCACTTCGTCGCGCCGAGGCAGCGTTGACAGTAGCCACCGAGTTGTTGCAGGCGACGCGCAACGATCGAGCCAAGGCACACGCCGCGTATGAATCAGCGCTAGACAAGACCGCACAAGCCAACCTAGCCGCGGACGATGATAGACGTCTGGTCGAGCATGTTGATCGCGTCAGCACGACCTTGGAACGTCTGCGGGTGGCCGCGACTCGCCGGCACCTGAAGCGCATCTCGCAGTTAATCCTCGAGGCGCTCGGAATACTGCTGCGCAAGGAACAGCTGATCACCGATGTGCAAATCGATCCGGAAACACACACGGTGTCGCTAACCGGTGGTGATGGTTGTCCGCTGCCTGCGACGGATCTGTCGGCGGGGGAGCGCCAGCTGCTTGCTGTGGCGCTGCTGTGGGGGTTGGCACGGGCGGCTGGTCAGCCGCTTCCGGTCGTCATTGACACACCGCTAGGGCGTCTGGACGGTTCGCATCGTGGACACCTGTTGGAGCGCTACTTCCCGCAGGCCAGCCACCAGGTCGTGCTGTTGACGACTGACACCGAGATCGACAAGGACGCCCTCGCGCGGATCGCCCGGTGGCTCGGACGCGCTTACCGCCTCGAGTTCGATCCGATCACGAATGCTACACATGTCGACGACGGCTACTTCTGGGAGTGA
- the dndC gene encoding DNA phosphorothioation system sulfurtransferase DndC produces the protein MTPSLPIRPRSAFDDLGFAGTIEAVVAQTQQLYLADGVPWVVGYSGGKDSTAVLQIVWLALMGLEPEQRSKPVHVISTDTLVENPVVAAWVTHSLEVMATQAADQGMPISPNRLTPAVTDTFWVNLIGRGYPAPRPKFRWCTERLKIKPSNAFIREVVRSHGEAILVLGIRKAESSVRSARMTALQSRRVRDLLSPNDSLPNALVYSPVEDWSNDDVWTFLMQSANPWGYSNKELLTMYQGASPDGECPLVVDASTSSCGDSRFGCWTCTLVDKDKSMAAMIQNDEEKEWMLPLLELRNALDIGDDRHLRDFRRMNGSVQLFHDKPIPGPYTQSAREDWLKRLLEAQAWIRNNGPDYVGPLELITLAELEEIRRIWVVDKHEFEDHLPGIYEAAMGEPYPGGPLDEHLPLGADMIESLHEVAGGDRLHFELVRELLDVEQRYRAQVRRAGLFESLEKALRRGFYDDEADATMRAQKRKAAMDRTPQNCEQPPPDPLDIADGYVHRAPESAS, from the coding sequence ATGACGCCCAGCTTGCCTATCCGTCCGCGCTCGGCCTTCGATGACCTCGGATTCGCCGGCACCATCGAGGCGGTGGTAGCCCAGACGCAGCAGCTCTACCTTGCCGACGGGGTGCCGTGGGTGGTCGGATACTCCGGTGGCAAGGACTCGACTGCGGTGTTGCAGATCGTCTGGCTGGCGCTGATGGGTCTGGAGCCGGAGCAGCGGAGCAAACCGGTGCACGTCATCAGCACCGACACCCTTGTGGAGAACCCTGTCGTTGCTGCATGGGTGACGCACTCGCTGGAGGTGATGGCGACGCAGGCGGCAGACCAGGGCATGCCGATCTCGCCGAACCGGCTAACACCCGCGGTGACCGACACGTTTTGGGTGAACCTGATCGGTCGGGGCTACCCAGCGCCTCGGCCGAAGTTCCGTTGGTGCACTGAGCGTTTGAAGATCAAGCCATCGAATGCCTTCATCCGCGAGGTGGTGCGCTCGCACGGTGAGGCGATCCTGGTGCTGGGCATTCGCAAGGCGGAAAGCTCGGTGCGGTCGGCTCGCATGACCGCGCTGCAGTCGCGCCGTGTGCGTGATCTGCTGAGCCCCAATGACTCGCTGCCCAACGCTCTTGTCTACTCGCCGGTCGAGGACTGGTCGAACGATGACGTGTGGACCTTCTTAATGCAGTCGGCGAATCCGTGGGGTTACTCCAACAAGGAGCTGCTCACGATGTACCAGGGCGCCTCGCCGGACGGGGAGTGCCCACTCGTTGTCGATGCGAGCACATCGAGCTGCGGCGACAGTCGGTTTGGCTGCTGGACGTGCACGCTGGTGGACAAGGACAAGTCGATGGCGGCGATGATCCAAAACGACGAGGAGAAGGAGTGGATGCTGCCGCTGCTGGAGCTGCGCAATGCATTGGACATCGGCGATGACCGCCACCTGCGTGATTTTCGGCGGATGAATGGTTCGGTGCAGCTTTTCCATGACAAGCCGATCCCGGGCCCATACACGCAGTCGGCACGTGAGGATTGGTTGAAGCGTCTGCTGGAGGCCCAGGCGTGGATCCGCAACAACGGCCCGGACTACGTCGGCCCGCTGGAGCTGATCACACTCGCTGAACTTGAGGAGATCCGTCGCATCTGGGTGGTCGACAAGCACGAGTTCGAAGACCATCTGCCGGGCATCTATGAGGCAGCCATGGGCGAGCCGTATCCGGGCGGGCCGCTTGACGAGCATCTGCCGCTCGGTGCGGACATGATCGAATCCCTGCACGAGGTCGCCGGCGGGGACCGGCTGCACTTCGAGCTGGTACGCGAGCTGCTTGACGTTGAGCAGCGCTACCGAGCGCAGGTCCGCCGCGCGGGTTTGTTCGAGTCGCTGGAAAAGGCACTCCGCCGCGGCTTCTACGACGACGAGGCCGACGCGACCATGCGAGCCCAGAAGCGCAAAGCTGCGATGGACCGCACGCCGCAGAACTGCGAGCAGCCACCACCGGATCCGCTCGACATCGCCGACGGGTACGTGCATCGGGCGCCGGAGTCGGCATCGTGA
- the dndB gene encoding DNA sulfur modification protein DndB, translating to MQAGREYYVTMCPLRLIPRLFLFNEEELPPDMRAQRLLNKARVPEIARYIVENPQSYIFSALTASVNAEVRFNSLAGGGGPSERIGTLTIPMSATFVINDGQHRRAAIQQALAENPALGDETIAIVMFIDIGLDRCQQMFADLNRYAIRPAKSIGVLYDHRDPMAAISRLVVSQNPLLKDLTDMETSNLAQRSRKLFTLSALHTATTALLEEIKPDSLTDRVDLATKFWSVVADQFPAWQQVYRGEITAGEVRQDFIHSHSIALHALGRVGNTLLRESSQQSVWQKRLNKLRSIDWHRNNADTWEGRATTAGKVNKSRTNVELTTAYIRRTLGMPLPPDEQRAEDRFIRGEK from the coding sequence GTGCAGGCGGGTCGGGAGTACTACGTCACGATGTGTCCGCTGCGGCTCATACCTCGGCTGTTCTTGTTCAATGAGGAGGAGCTGCCGCCAGACATGCGTGCTCAGCGCTTACTCAACAAGGCGCGGGTCCCTGAGATAGCGCGCTACATCGTCGAGAATCCGCAAAGCTATATCTTCTCGGCGCTGACGGCGTCGGTAAATGCTGAGGTGCGGTTCAATTCGCTCGCCGGTGGCGGTGGGCCGTCCGAGCGCATCGGCACGCTTACCATTCCGATGTCTGCCACCTTCGTCATCAACGACGGCCAGCACCGCCGTGCCGCCATCCAGCAGGCGCTCGCGGAGAACCCCGCGCTGGGCGACGAGACCATCGCCATCGTCATGTTTATCGACATTGGCCTGGACCGCTGCCAGCAAATGTTCGCCGACCTGAATCGCTACGCGATCCGTCCGGCCAAGTCGATCGGCGTGCTCTATGACCACCGCGATCCGATGGCTGCGATCTCGCGGCTGGTCGTCTCGCAGAACCCACTCCTGAAGGATCTCACCGACATGGAAACCAGTAACTTGGCGCAGCGGTCGCGCAAGCTGTTCACGTTGTCTGCGCTGCACACCGCAACCACGGCGCTGCTCGAGGAGATCAAGCCGGACTCGCTGACTGACCGCGTCGACCTCGCGACGAAGTTTTGGAGTGTTGTCGCTGACCAGTTCCCTGCCTGGCAGCAGGTCTACCGCGGCGAGATCACCGCAGGTGAGGTGCGGCAGGACTTCATCCATAGCCACAGCATCGCGCTGCACGCACTCGGTAGGGTCGGTAACACGCTGCTGCGAGAAAGTTCCCAACAGTCGGTGTGGCAAAAGCGGCTCAACAAGCTTCGCAGCATCGACTGGCATCGCAACAACGCCGACACCTGGGAAGGCCGCGCAACGACCGCGGGAAAGGTGAACAAGAGCCGCACCAACGTCGAGCTGACGACGGCGTACATCCGACGAACATTGGGCATGCCGCTCCCTCCCGATGAGCAACGCGCCGAGGACCGATTCATCCGGGGAGAGAAATGA
- the dndA gene encoding cysteine desulfurase DndA — protein sequence MNVVKPTDMGTDDASFGPLSRPIYLDFNATTPVDPRVADEVLTYMSYEFGNAGSRTHSYGQIAKDRVNRARDEVAGVVAANPGEVIFTSGATESDNLAILGLAAHGETTGRRHIISTQIEHKAVLEPLEVLRNRGFEVELIPPNEGGWVSADDVAAALRRDTLLVSVMAVNNETGVIQPIKEIAAALADHETFFHVDAAQAFGKLIDLLREPRIDLLALSGHKIGGPKGIGALLTRRRGFKRPPLAPLMHGGGQERGLRPGTLPVALIAGLGTAARLAMEESAERARVCQATKSELLEALEPLGIALNGDPARTISSTLNFSVPGVDSEAAIVALKDIVALSNGSACTSQSYEPSHVLAAAGLAEDRIAGALRLSWGANTRHVPCDEIAARLRALAPQHPRLVDN from the coding sequence ATGAACGTAGTGAAGCCCACCGACATGGGCACTGACGACGCCTCCTTCGGGCCACTCTCACGGCCGATTTACTTGGACTTCAACGCCACCACGCCAGTTGATCCCCGGGTAGCAGACGAGGTGCTCACCTACATGTCGTATGAGTTCGGCAACGCCGGCAGCCGCACCCACAGCTACGGTCAGATCGCCAAAGATCGCGTCAACCGCGCCCGCGACGAGGTCGCGGGCGTCGTCGCCGCCAACCCCGGCGAGGTCATCTTCACCAGCGGCGCCACCGAAAGCGACAATCTCGCCATCCTGGGCCTTGCAGCCCACGGCGAGACCACCGGTAGACGCCACATCATTTCCACGCAGATCGAGCACAAGGCCGTTCTGGAGCCGCTGGAGGTGCTGCGCAACAGAGGCTTTGAGGTCGAGTTGATACCCCCAAACGAGGGTGGTTGGGTCTCCGCCGATGACGTCGCCGCGGCACTCCGACGCGACACGCTATTGGTGTCGGTTATGGCTGTTAATAACGAGACCGGTGTCATCCAGCCCATCAAGGAGATCGCCGCTGCGCTCGCGGACCACGAGACGTTCTTCCACGTCGATGCCGCGCAGGCCTTCGGCAAACTCATCGACCTGCTGCGTGAGCCGCGCATCGACCTGCTCGCACTGTCGGGCCACAAGATCGGCGGACCCAAAGGTATCGGCGCCCTACTGACCAGAAGGCGCGGGTTCAAGCGCCCGCCGCTGGCACCACTGATGCATGGCGGAGGACAGGAACGAGGCCTTCGACCCGGAACCCTCCCCGTGGCTCTCATCGCCGGTCTCGGCACGGCTGCACGGTTAGCAATGGAAGAGTCCGCCGAGCGCGCCCGCGTTTGCCAAGCTACGAAGAGCGAACTGCTAGAAGCTCTCGAACCACTCGGCATCGCGTTGAACGGTGATCCGGCACGCACCATCTCGAGCACCCTCAACTTCTCGGTACCAGGAGTCGACTCAGAAGCAGCGATAGTCGCTCTCAAGGACATCGTCGCCCTCTCCAATGGCTCCGCCTGCACCTCCCAGAGCTATGAGCCGAGCCACGTCCTTGCAGCAGCTGGACTCGCCGAGGACCGCATCGCTGGAGCGCTTCGACTGTCCTGGGGCGCCAACACGCGACACGTCCCCTGCGATGAAATTGCAGCTCGCCTTCGCGCTTTGGCACCGCAGCATCCCAGACTCGTCGACAACTAA
- a CDS encoding IS1634 family transposase, with product MYVARVPNRGSPPAILLRESYRENGKVKNRTLANLSRWPADKIDALAAVLKGLPPNMDLAQAFDITRSLPHGHVAAVLGTAARLGMAELIDPTPCRNRDLVMAMLVAQIIDPDSKLGIACGLRTETATSSLGQVLSVEACDEDDLYAAMDWVLTRKEDIENRLAARHLTNGTLVLYDVSSAAFEGRTCELAKIGHARDGVKGRLQIVYGLLCSTAGAPVAIEVFEGNTGDPKTLATQITKIKDRFNLGRVVLVGDRGMLTSARIDKEVRPAALDWITALRAPAIKALVEAEALQLTLFDQHDLLQITHPDYPGERLVCCRNPVLAEQRTRKRNDLLSATEKQLEAIAAATRRARRPLRGKDKIALRVGTVRNKFKMAKHFDLQITDESFSYTRKTDQIAAEAALDGIYVLRTNLPEDSLADDDVVLRYKGLEDVERFFRAMNSELDVRPIRRRLANRVRAHMLLRMLSYYISWHMKQALAPILFADHDKPAAAAKRANPVAATERSDAALSKAARKRTRDDYPVHSFTTLLADLATICANQIQPTQDLPAFTKITNPTAVQRRAFELLDVSYRLGYT from the coding sequence ATGTATGTGGCGCGGGTGCCCAACCGGGGGTCGCCGCCAGCGATCCTGTTGCGGGAAAGCTACCGCGAGAACGGCAAAGTGAAAAACCGCACCCTGGCCAATCTGTCCCGCTGGCCCGCCGACAAAATCGACGCGCTTGCCGCAGTGCTTAAAGGGCTGCCGCCCAACATGGATTTGGCCCAAGCGTTCGACATCACCCGCAGCCTGCCGCACGGGCATGTGGCCGCAGTGCTGGGCACCGCGGCACGGCTGGGCATGGCCGAGTTGATCGACCCAACACCGTGCCGCAACCGGGATTTGGTGATGGCGATGCTGGTAGCGCAGATCATCGATCCAGACTCCAAACTGGGGATCGCCTGCGGGCTGCGCACCGAAACCGCTACCAGCTCACTGGGGCAGGTGCTAAGCGTCGAAGCCTGCGACGAGGACGACCTGTATGCGGCGATGGACTGGGTGCTCACGCGCAAGGAGGACATCGAAAATCGTTTGGCTGCCCGGCATCTGACCAATGGCACCCTGGTGCTCTATGACGTGTCCTCGGCGGCGTTTGAGGGGCGTACCTGCGAGCTAGCCAAGATCGGGCACGCCCGCGACGGGGTCAAAGGCCGGCTGCAGATCGTCTACGGGCTGCTGTGTTCCACCGCCGGAGCGCCGGTGGCCATCGAGGTGTTCGAGGGCAACACCGGCGACCCCAAAACCCTGGCCACCCAAATCACCAAGATCAAAGACCGGTTCAACTTGGGCCGGGTAGTGCTGGTCGGAGATCGGGGCATGCTCACCAGCGCGCGCATCGACAAAGAGGTGCGCCCCGCAGCGCTGGACTGGATCACCGCGCTGCGCGCCCCGGCCATCAAGGCCCTCGTGGAGGCCGAAGCGCTGCAGCTCACACTGTTCGACCAGCACGACCTGTTGCAGATCACCCACCCCGACTACCCCGGCGAGCGACTGGTGTGCTGCCGCAACCCCGTCCTGGCCGAACAACGGACCCGCAAACGCAACGACCTGCTTTCGGCCACCGAAAAGCAGCTGGAAGCCATCGCCGCGGCCACCCGCCGCGCCCGCCGCCCACTGCGCGGCAAAGACAAGATCGCCCTGCGGGTCGGCACGGTGCGCAACAAGTTCAAGATGGCCAAACACTTTGACCTCCAGATCACTGACGAGTCATTTTCCTACACCCGCAAGACCGATCAGATCGCCGCAGAGGCCGCGCTCGACGGCATCTACGTGCTGCGCACCAACCTGCCCGAGGACAGCCTCGCCGACGATGATGTGGTGTTGCGCTACAAGGGACTTGAAGACGTCGAGCGGTTCTTCCGCGCGATGAATTCCGAACTGGACGTGCGCCCCATCCGCCGCCGGCTGGCCAACCGGGTGCGCGCCCACATGCTCTTGCGCATGCTGTCCTACTACATCAGCTGGCACATGAAACAAGCCCTGGCCCCGATCCTGTTCGCCGACCACGACAAACCCGCCGCGGCCGCCAAACGCGCCAACCCCGTCGCGGCTACCGAGCGCTCCGACGCCGCCCTGAGCAAAGCAGCGCGCAAACGCACCCGCGACGACTACCCGGTGCACAGCTTCACCACCCTGCTGGCCGACCTAGCCACCATCTGCGCCAACCAGATTCAACCCACCCAAGACCTGCCGGCATTCACCAAGATCACCAACCCCACCGCAGTGCAGCGACGAGCCTTCGAACTTCTCGACGTCTCTTACCGACTGGGCTACACGTAG
- a CDS encoding helix-turn-helix transcriptional regulator, translated as MTGLIQQDQWNCPGQNVSEMIGVPVGTLRYWRHSDIGPASFTLGRRVVYRCDEVLRWISQRESVTRFRRGDAA; from the coding sequence ATGACCGGCCTGATTCAGCAGGACCAATGGAACTGCCCGGGGCAAAACGTCTCGGAGATGATCGGCGTCCCCGTCGGAACCCTGCGGTACTGGCGTCATTCGGACATCGGTCCGGCGAGCTTCACCCTCGGGCGCCGCGTCGTGTACCGGTGCGACGAGGTGTTGCGCTGGATCTCGCAGCGCGAGAGCGTAACCCGATTTAGACGCGGCGACGCCGCGTGA
- a CDS encoding nucleotidyl transferase AbiEii/AbiGii toxin family protein produces the protein MAGLTRALVARHALGRAEAYDAALLDVAQDHLLYLLSQTVQFGDNRLVFKGGTSLRKCRLGNVGRFSTDLDFSAPDDEVVLEVCELIDGARVGGFEFGVQSTRGDGRHWQLRVRHTELGEPRIVASVEFARRPLALPSELLAFIQLPIHKAYGFGLPTLPVVAEAEACAEKLARYRRVALARDLYDLNHFASRTIDEPLVRRLWVLKVWGDVVDDRRGTRPLRVEDVLAARSEHDFQPDSIGVLTRPVAMAAWEARVRKRFAFLTDLDADEQRWAACDERHRREVENALAVLRS, from the coding sequence GTGGCCGGTCTGACCCGTGCGCTCGTTGCGCGTCACGCTCTTGGTCGGGCCGAGGCATACGACGCCGCTCTGCTCGACGTCGCCCAGGACCACCTGCTGTACCTGCTGTCGCAGACCGTCCAGTTCGGCGATAACCGCCTGGTGTTCAAAGGCGGTACCAGCTTACGGAAGTGCCGGCTGGGCAACGTCGGGCGGTTCTCCACTGATCTGGACTTCAGCGCGCCCGACGATGAGGTCGTGCTGGAGGTGTGCGAGCTGATCGACGGCGCCCGTGTCGGCGGCTTCGAATTCGGCGTGCAGAGCACACGAGGCGACGGCCGGCATTGGCAGTTGCGGGTGCGGCACACGGAATTGGGCGAGCCCCGGATCGTCGCCAGCGTCGAGTTCGCACGGCGGCCGTTGGCTTTGCCGTCTGAGCTGCTCGCATTCATCCAGTTGCCGATCCATAAGGCTTACGGTTTTGGGCTGCCGACACTGCCGGTCGTGGCAGAAGCGGAAGCCTGCGCAGAGAAACTCGCGCGGTACCGCCGCGTTGCGCTGGCACGGGACCTGTACGACCTGAACCACTTCGCCTCGCGAACGATTGACGAACCGCTCGTGCGGCGGCTGTGGGTGCTCAAGGTGTGGGGTGATGTCGTCGATGACCGGCGCGGCACCCGGCCACTACGCGTCGAAGACGTCCTCGCCGCCCGCAGCGAGCACGACTTCCAGCCCGACTCGATCGGCGTGCTGACTCGTCCTGTCGCTATGGCTGCCTGGGAAGCTCGCGTTCGGAAGCGATTTGCGTTCCTCACCGACCTCGACGCCGACGAGCAGCGGTGGGCCGCCTGCGACGAACGGCACCGCCGCGAAGTGGAGAACGCGCTGGCGGTGCTGCGGTCCTGA